The DNA segment CGGCTCTGCCAACAGCTCTAACAACAGCTCAGCCAACGGCTCTAACAACAGCTCTAATAACAGGTCTAACAACGGCTCTGCCAACAGCTCTAACAACAGTTCTGCCAACAGCTCTAACAACGGCTCTGCCAACAGCTCTAACAACATCTCTAATAACAGCTCTAAGAATAGCTCTGCCAACAGCTCTAACAACAGCTCTAAGAACAGCTCTGCCAACAGCTCTAACAACGGCTCTAATAACAGCTCTAAGAATAGCTCTGCCAACAGCTCTAACAACAGCTCTAAGAACAGCTCTGCCAACAGCTCTAACAACATCTCTAATAACAGCTCTAAGAATAGCTCTGCCAACAGCTCTAACAACAGCTCTAAGAACAGCTCTGCCAACAGCTCTGCCAAAACCTATACACAACGGTATGTTTTCTATCAGCAAGATTTCCCCGAACGGCACTGGCACCGTCGGAATGCCGCGCCGAGTCACACCATACCATGCATGACCCAACACCACAATCAACACAAATGCCAAATACCAGCATTattaactccccttccccccctcccccacccatcccccttttaTCTTCCCATCAACTACttactccccttatccctcccttccccctccctcctccccacccctatctctccctatccctccccacccctatccctctttttccccttcccctccccctattcctctctcccctatctctccccctcccccacccacccctataacccccctcccccgccccccactccttccctttgctcttttccttcctcccctccaacccccctatcccctccaaccccaccccatcccctgtcacctccacccccacccccacccttcccacaaACCATCCAACACACGAGACAAAGGCCGTGTCAAGCCGTGTCATATATGGGTCTGACCTCCCTGTCAAAAGTCAAATCTTTTTAttatacagaataaaaaaaaaacaccgataaTAAAATCTCGAcaaggaatacaaaaaaagaaaaaagaaaaataatattaaaaaaaaaaaaaaaataaaaaaaataaaaaaaaggaaatttgaatAGGCCTACATGGACGGCCGGACTTCATCCAAGCCGCGATGGTTCCCGCGATAGGCCTACTCACGGCGGAGGGAACCGAGCCGCCCGCCGCCACTTTACCGCCGCCGCCTTCCGCTGGCTCCCGATTTTATGGGCGCGGGATCAGGGACACACCCGCAGACAGACACATCCCCGCCCGCAGACAGACACATTCCCcgccggcagacagacacactccccgccggcagacagacacatccccgccggcagacagacacatccccgccggcagacagacacatccccgccggcagacagacacatccccgccggcagacagacacattccccgccggcagacagacacatccccgccgacagacagacacatccccgcccgcagacagacacactccccgccgacagacagacacatccccgcccgcagacagacacactccccgccgacagacagacacatccccGCCGGCAGACAGACACATTCCCCGCCCGCAGACAGACACATCCCCGCCGGCAGACAGACACATCCCCGCCCGCAGACAGACACATCCCCGCCGGCAGACAGACACATTCCCCGCCGGCAGACAGACACCGGTTCAGACACAGAGAGGCAAAGCGCACACCGAGACAAACGCAAAGATACGAACGTGTGCACATAAACATGAACGcagacatgtaaacatacacacacatctacacacatgtatacaaacatacatacacaatacaaagAGCAACACccacacagaccgacagacagacacacacacacccataccccacacacccacccaacccccccaccccaccccacccacacgtgcgcgcgcgagagagagagaagaagctcCTTAAGATGCAGGACTCCATCCCGAGATAATCCAATCCCCAATCGATATAACATCTGCAGTCTCTCGTGAACTTTCTTATCCTGGAATCTGgcggtccttccctccccccccccctccctccttccctcccccctccccccttctctccaccctcccccttctctctccttccttcatcctctacctatccatattcctccccccaccccccttctctctctttccttcatcctctaCCCATCCTTATTCTCCCATTCTACGTCCAttgctcttttttgttcttcatcttgtgtcttattcttttactctttctgtttcttctcttttattctctattcttcttctctttcttcatctttgactaattcttattcttttactctttctatttcttctctcttattctctattctcctctGTCTTCATCTTTgcctaattcttattcttttactctttctatttcttctctatttttcttctctcttcctttctcacaaaTCCCTTATGcgttttcttcccatttctcccccctATCTCATTCCTTCagtcattccttcccttccctttcccttctttctctctccttctctcttcccttcccttctttctctctctcttctctcttccctttccttctctcttcccttcccttctttctctcttcccttcccttctttctctctccttctctcttccctcccttctttctctctccttctcttccctttcccttctttctcccttctttctctcttccttttcccttctttctctctccttctctcttccctgtcttcctttcccctttcttcggtTGCCATAACGGCGATTTATTTACCCCGTTTCCTCTCGGCGGCGTTTTCCTctccgcctccgcccccccccctcttcgtcgTAATTGATTTTGCTCTTCCTCGTTATCACATTTtcgctatttctttttcttcctcgttattcccttttctttctttttttctctcttcctcgttattCCCTTTCatgccatttctttcttttcctcgttatttctttttcttccttgttatccccctttcgctatctctttctcttcctcgttatcACATTTtcgttatctccttttcctccttgttaTCCCCTTTtatgctatctctttctcttcctcgttattCCCTTTtcgctatctctttttcttcattgttatcCCCTTTTatgctatttctttctctacctcgttATCCCCTTTTCGCTATCTctgatcttcctctctctatatactctctatctcatctctttccttttcatttctctctctctctctctctctctcaccccgatcgttctcctctctctctctctctctctctctctctctttctttctctaatatctttctctcccacctatcgccttctccctcttattatcctttcattctctccatctcattctcatttattctccCATCTCATTCTCCgtatttcagtctctctttcttattctttctgtcctATTCTCTAAACCTCATTCTATCACATTTTCCCTACatatctcattctttccctccttccctctcacatactgtccctcattctccctatccaagtctccctctcacattctccCTACCTCATTCTTCCTATcccattctctttattcctctttatgtcattctttctatcccttcGTCTTTATACAATTCTCCCTACCTCATTCTTTCTATCCCAttgtctttatcttattctctttatcccatcctttctatctcattctctttaccctattctctctacctcattccttcccccccattccctttatCCCATCCttcctatctcattctctttatcccattctctctatccAATTCTCTTCATCCCATCTTCCTATCCCATTCtccctatctcattctctttatcctaTTCTCTCTATCCCATCCTCTCCAACCCATCCGCTCGGCAAATCACCTGActtgtcgccgccgccgccctcctgTGCCACCTCCCCAGTTCCGGTTCCTGCAGGATGGCCGCAGGGAGGGACCgcccaccctccctgcctcccttcctacctatctccccgcctctctacctactcccctgcttccttccctccctccctccctcccttgatccCCTGCCTGGCTCccgatttccctccctcctcctccctccctccctccctccctccctccctccctcccctttcttcccctctccgcctcccaccccatccttcggtcatcctttccctctcccacccttcctccctccctctccctctccttctccccctttccccctcctccccttcccccacccaccctccctcccttcccccttcctctccctcccctcctcccttcctcccttcctcccttcctctccctcccctcccacccactcatccactttCAAACCAGCGCCCACGTAGCACCTCGCACCGGGGCTCAATACGGGCCTTGTGCGTGCGGCTGTGTGCcacggagtgagtgagtgagtgagtgagtgagtgtgagtgagtgaatgagtaggtgtgtgagtgaatgagtgagtgagtgtgtgaatgtgaatgaatgaatgaatgtgtgagtgagtgagtgtgaatgagtatgtggatgaatgagtgaatgtgtgagtgagtgaatgtgtgtgagtgaatgagtgtgtgagtgagtgggtgagtgggcgagtgaatgagtgagtgagtgagtgaatgcgtgagtgagtgaatgagtaagtgagtgaatgcattaataaataaattaatgtatgaatggatgagtgaatgagtgagtgactaaCTGACCAACTGAATACATGTATAAGCTTCCATACGTACGTACACCAaactcatccccccacccaccccccacaacaCTCatacatccccccttcccccctccctccacacccccaatccccacccacccacccaccccacccacgtgCTAATTCCTAACCCTCGCACATTCATTGAGTGACAAGCCAAGACCACCACAAGTCATCGTCATCACCTCTGTCttggtcatcatcgtcatcatcatattatcatcatcgtcatcatcatcgtttcatcatcatcatcgtcatcatcattatcatcgtcatcatcacctctGTCTtggtcaccatcgtcatcatcatcgtcatcgtcatcatcatcatcatcgtcatcgtcatcatcatcgtcatcatcattatcattatcatcggcatcgttatcgttatcgtcatcgtcatcatcatcgtcgtcatcatcatcatcgtcgtcatcatcatcatcgtcatcgtcgccatcatcatcatcatcatcgttatcatcatcatcgtcatcatcatcatcatcatcatcgtcatcgtcatcatcatcatcgtcgtcatcatcatcatcgtcatcatcattgtcattgtcatcgtcatcgtcattgtcgtcAAATTCCCATCCTTCTTCCAAAACAGCTGACGTCATCCTCATCCTTCGAGTGACGGGGCGACTTGACCCCGTCATCTTGATCTTGTTCAGCGAGTGTTCACTTCTTGTTCAGCGTTGTTCACTTATTGcattattatctctttatctcatttacatatattcatttgattataACTATCCATTCGATTGATCGATATtaatctcctttatttttttttttatttactctccctccatcccttccttcctccctccccctttccccttttcccttcctccctccccctttccccttctccctttctccctcccccttttcctttccttctccctctccctctcccctccttgtccttctcctattctccatACATCCTATCACAATTTTCACTCAGTTACTTTGTTCAATTAAATCATTTTATCACATGAACTCACATCCATCTtcatatatcatcaccatcacaattttACAACCATAACCCTTAAAACCTTAACACCATACAACCCTTATAAAATCATAACCCTATCCCTTAGAACCACTATTACAACCTTCCAGCCCCATAACCATATCCTTTACAACCTTACAACCGTATCCCTTGCAACATACAACCTTACAACAATACAACCCTTTCAAAATCACAACCCTATCCCTTATAACCAATATCACAACTTTCCACCCAAATAACCATATCCTTTACAACCTTACAACCGTATCCCTTGCAACAGCCATCACAACCTTACAACCTTACAACCATACAGCCCTTATAAAATCACATCCCTCTCCCTTAGAACCACCATTACAATCTTCCACCCAAATAACCATATCCTTTACAACCTTACAACCGTATCCCTTGCAACAGCCATCACAACCTTACAACCTTACAACCATACAGCCCTTATAAAATCACATCCCTATCCCTTAGAACCACCATTACAACCTTCCACCCAAATAAACCATATCCTTTACAACCCAACAACCATATCCCTCACAATCTAACAACCGCacaacccttcctcttcctcctccccttccccccctccccccctcccaccccctatccgCAGCAGCGTAGGCAGAAATCCCTTTTTTTTCGCTAAAAGCCCACGCCCTACCTAGGCCTACAAGCcgggagatggatagacagagagagagagaaaagaggaacaaaaaaggtaaataaaactttttcaagccgggagatggatagacagagagagagagagagaaaagaggaacaaaaaaggtaaataaacattttttctaCAAGCcgggagatggatagacagagagagagagagagagagagagaatagaggaacaaaaaaggtaaataaacattttttctaCAAGCcgggagatggatagacagagagagagagaaaaaaaagatgaacaaaaaaggtaaataaaactttttcaagccgggagatggatagacagagagagagagagagaaaagaggaacaaaaaaggtaaataaacattttttctaCAAGCcgggagatggatagacagagagagagagagagagagagaatagaggaacaaaaaaggtaaataaacattttttctaCAAGCcgggagatggatagacagagagagaaaatagcagaaaaaaggtaaataaaactcTTTCAAGCcgggagatggatagacagagagagagagagaaaagaggaacaaaaaaggtaaataaaactttttcaagccgggagatggatagacagagagagagagagagaaaagaggaacaaaaaggcaaataatttttttttttttttttttttggatagacagagagagagagagagagaaaagaggaacaaaaaaggtatataaacattttttctaCAAGCcgggagatggatagacagagagagagagagaaaagaggaacaaaaaggcaaataaacataattttttggatagacagagagagagagagagaaaagaggaacaaaaaaggtaaataaaactttttcaagccgggagatggatagacagagagagagagagaaaagaggaacaaaaaaggtatataaacattttttctacaagccgggagagatggatagacagagagagagagagagagagagagagagagagagagagagagagagagagagagagagagagagagagagagagagagagagagagagagagagagcgagagagatagagaaaagaggaacaaaaaaggtaaataatttttttttttttgggatagacagagagagagagagaaaagaggaacaaaaaaggtaaataaaacttTTTCGCAACAAAAGCCGCTCCCGGAACGACCGGCAGCCTCCCACCGCCACGACTCCCGAGTGGTTACTGTCGCCGATATGATCTCGCGCCCGTATTTATTGCCCGGTTTTATAGCGCTGCGGAGATCGCTTCGGCCTCGCCCGCGCGCGCCCCTggtcccctcttcgtctccttcgtcgcccccgcccccctttctttctttctttctttctttctttctttctttctttctttctttctttctttc comes from the Penaeus vannamei isolate JL-2024 chromosome 8, ASM4276789v1, whole genome shotgun sequence genome and includes:
- the LOC113803375 gene encoding sericin-2-like; protein product: MRKYDRMSEAPKMNEDERVNEPECERGSSCRTKNTRQQLSLTTALSDNSSANGSNNRSYNSSNNSSTNNSNNSSANSSNSSANSSNNSSNNGSANSSNNSSANGSNNSSNNRSNNGSANSSNNSSANSSNNGSANSSNNISNNSSKNSSANSSNNSSKNSSANSSNNGSNNSSKNSSANSSNNSSKNSSANSSNNISNNSSKNSSANSSNNSSKNSSANSSAKTYTQRHHNLTTLQPYSPYKITSLSLRTTITIFHPNNHILYNLTTVSLATAITTLQPYNHTALIKSHPYPLEPPLQPSTQINHILYNPTTISLTI